The following proteins are co-located in the Pedobacter sp. FW305-3-2-15-E-R2A2 genome:
- a CDS encoding DUF6266 family protein has protein sequence MAILSKSAFGCPNGKIGNMVYYMLKGQPVCRLIGEQGEPSIKQLANYQAMKVTMVLIKQMKEFITNSFELEARGTVKNAHNLAVSYNKKQALQGEYPNISVDYNKVVLSYGELPGARDFSISKTETGLIINWNPESYAGGHDGDDILMIQLYYPLIKKGRSLLNASRRDSAQVFIPIEESMIQQPIEAYACFKSADGRQISNSIYLGNINGTVKSAQEQAAQERYITLKTRFDQIETNYLTQQRQIEMAQKDEDKAFRNLKVEYLSLKEQLAHLPGGPG, from the coding sequence ATGGCAATCTTATCAAAAAGCGCTTTTGGTTGTCCCAATGGGAAAATCGGAAACATGGTTTACTACATGCTCAAAGGACAACCAGTCTGCAGGCTGATCGGTGAACAAGGCGAGCCGAGCATTAAACAACTGGCCAATTATCAGGCCATGAAGGTCACAATGGTTCTTATAAAACAGATGAAAGAGTTCATTACCAACAGTTTTGAACTGGAAGCGAGGGGAACCGTGAAAAATGCACACAACCTTGCGGTCTCTTACAATAAAAAACAGGCATTGCAGGGAGAATATCCTAACATCAGCGTAGATTACAACAAGGTGGTACTCAGCTATGGGGAACTTCCGGGAGCGAGGGATTTCAGCATCAGTAAAACGGAAACAGGATTGATCATAAACTGGAATCCGGAAAGCTATGCGGGAGGGCACGACGGTGATGACATCCTCATGATTCAGCTCTATTATCCCTTGATAAAAAAAGGAAGATCCTTACTGAATGCATCAAGAAGGGATTCTGCCCAGGTATTTATCCCCATAGAGGAATCGATGATTCAACAGCCCATAGAGGCATATGCCTGCTTCAAATCAGCCGATGGAAGGCAGATTTCAAACAGCATCTATCTGGGAAACATAAATGGAACCGTAAAAAGTGCCCAGGAACAAGCTGCTCAGGAAAGATATATCACCTTAAAAACCAGGTTTGATCAGATTGAAACCAACTATCTAACCCAGCAAAGACAGATTGAAATGGCCCAGAAGGACGAAGACAAAGCTTTTCGGAATCTGAAAGTAGAATACCTGTCTCTGAAGGAGCAATTAGCGCACCTTCCCGGAGGTCCTGGTTAA
- a CDS encoding SusC/RagA family TonB-linked outer membrane protein → MLKIYKIFIGIALSFFFLLTAQAQSVKVTGVVSDSADGQVIPGASVTIKGKDNATITDGNGNFSLQANLNDVIRVSYLGYAIKEIRITAGISHLKISLEPSLNDLNEVVVTALGITKAKKSLGYATQELKSKDISTAKETNLINSLAGKIAGVQTTNSQGDMGSSRIIIRGETSISSQNQPLFVVDGVPVDNSQFLGSGGSRDFANTISDINSEDIESISVLKGPNAAALYGSRAAAGVILIKTKTGRGQQGLGISINSNTTISNLLTLPKYQNAFGQGSNGKFSYVDGKGGGLNDGVDESWGPALDGRLIPQFNTNGKPEPFIAHPNNVRDFFETGYALSNGVAIAGSGEKQDVRFSYNNLTQGGILPNSSQNKNSLLLNTTYRITPKLTLNASVNYVKSSAANLPASGGKRATGPMLQFTWFGRQVDVSQLKKYKDDNGNNINWNNSYYSNPYFIAYENTVGQKRDRIIGSAELNYKITEALSANFRTGTDYYTDRRKIKIAYGTNGTPFGSYQEDAYTVNENNTEGRLEFNKKLNNDFSLNILAGVNVRTNTLEQNDQMATKLAVNGLYTLNNSRDPLVSSNFYSKLRTYSTFGSGQLGYRDYAFLNLTARNDWDSSLPRPNLSYFYPSVNGSLILTEAFDLKNEVLSFAKIRGGWSKVGKATEPYQLVNTYSFTAPFNGNPQQAASLVELNPNLLPEITKSAEAGIEVGLFNNRVKLDLSVYNTNSINQILKVNVSSSTGYNQKLINGGSINNKGLEVQLGLTPVKSQDFSWDINLNYALNRSKVTELDKEGLISSYTIGSNRTVDVLATIGKPYGTFFGTAYQRNAAGQIVIGAGGTPVINPAKQYLGKFTPDWLGGISNSFTYKNINLNFLVDARIGGKVYSNSNRTGTYTGVLERTLRGRNTENGGLSYYFPGNVNSGTAVGLSNGGQAPAGEVVYTDGMIFDGVLADGTKNGRIVPAQQYYKGITNVDEQFIYDASYIKLREVKLSYSLPAQWTKKIGFQNAVFSLVGRNLWIIHKNVPNIDPETAFNTGNAQGLEDLSLPTARSFGFNLNLKF, encoded by the coding sequence ATGTTAAAAATATACAAAATTTTTATAGGGATTGCTTTGTCCTTTTTTTTCCTGCTAACGGCCCAGGCACAGTCTGTTAAAGTTACCGGTGTGGTGAGCGATAGTGCCGACGGACAGGTAATTCCAGGAGCTTCGGTAACGATCAAAGGAAAAGACAATGCGACGATTACAGATGGAAATGGTAACTTCTCCCTACAGGCAAACCTGAACGATGTGATTCGGGTCAGTTATCTTGGCTATGCCATTAAAGAAATCAGGATTACCGCAGGAATCAGTCATTTGAAGATCAGCCTTGAACCATCTTTAAATGACTTGAATGAAGTGGTGGTAACTGCGTTAGGGATTACTAAGGCCAAGAAATCATTGGGCTATGCCACACAGGAGCTAAAATCCAAGGACATCTCTACAGCTAAAGAAACCAACCTGATCAATTCATTGGCAGGAAAGATTGCCGGTGTACAAACCACCAATAGTCAGGGAGACATGGGCTCTTCGAGGATCATCATCCGTGGAGAAACTTCTATTTCCAGTCAGAATCAACCCTTATTCGTGGTAGATGGTGTTCCGGTAGACAATTCTCAATTTCTGGGCAGTGGCGGTTCCAGAGATTTTGCCAATACGATATCCGACATCAATTCTGAAGATATAGAATCCATCAGCGTATTGAAAGGGCCGAATGCAGCCGCTTTATATGGTTCCAGGGCCGCGGCTGGAGTTATTCTCATTAAAACAAAAACAGGAAGAGGACAGCAGGGATTGGGCATTAGTATCAACTCGAACACCACGATCTCTAATTTGTTAACGCTTCCAAAATATCAGAATGCTTTTGGCCAAGGTTCAAATGGTAAGTTTAGCTATGTGGATGGTAAAGGAGGAGGCCTGAATGATGGTGTAGATGAAAGCTGGGGCCCGGCATTGGATGGCCGTTTGATTCCTCAGTTCAATACCAATGGAAAACCGGAACCATTTATTGCACATCCAAATAATGTAAGAGACTTTTTTGAAACGGGTTATGCCTTGAGCAATGGAGTAGCCATCGCCGGATCTGGAGAGAAACAAGACGTTCGTTTTTCTTATAACAACCTGACGCAGGGTGGAATATTGCCCAATTCGTCCCAAAATAAAAACTCCTTACTTCTGAATACCACTTACCGCATTACGCCAAAGCTGACCTTAAATGCCAGTGTCAATTATGTCAAAAGCAGTGCGGCAAACTTACCAGCATCAGGTGGTAAACGGGCTACGGGGCCAATGCTTCAGTTTACCTGGTTCGGAAGACAGGTAGATGTCAGTCAGCTTAAAAAATATAAGGATGACAATGGAAATAACATCAACTGGAACAACAGCTATTATAGCAATCCTTATTTCATCGCTTATGAAAATACAGTGGGTCAGAAAAGGGATCGCATCATTGGAAGTGCAGAGTTGAACTATAAAATTACGGAGGCACTATCCGCAAATTTCAGAACAGGAACTGACTATTATACGGACCGCAGAAAGATAAAAATTGCTTACGGTACAAACGGAACTCCTTTCGGATCTTATCAGGAAGATGCGTATACGGTAAATGAAAACAATACAGAAGGCAGGTTAGAGTTTAATAAAAAGCTCAACAACGATTTCTCCCTTAACATTTTGGCGGGTGTGAATGTAAGGACCAATACGCTGGAACAGAATGACCAGATGGCGACTAAATTAGCGGTAAATGGTTTGTATACCTTAAATAATTCCAGAGATCCGCTGGTTTCTTCTAACTTTTACAGCAAGCTAAGAACCTATAGTACCTTTGGATCGGGACAGCTTGGCTATAGAGATTATGCCTTCCTGAATTTAACGGCCAGGAACGATTGGGATTCCAGTTTACCAAGACCAAACCTATCTTATTTCTATCCTTCAGTAAATGGAAGTTTGATCCTTACGGAAGCCTTTGACCTAAAAAATGAAGTGCTGAGTTTTGCCAAAATCAGAGGGGGCTGGTCAAAAGTAGGTAAGGCGACAGAACCTTATCAACTGGTCAATACCTATAGTTTTACTGCACCCTTTAATGGAAATCCACAGCAGGCGGCGAGTCTGGTGGAACTAAATCCAAACCTGCTCCCGGAAATTACTAAATCTGCTGAAGCGGGGATTGAAGTCGGTCTGTTTAATAACCGCGTAAAGCTGGACCTGAGTGTTTACAATACCAATAGTATCAACCAGATTTTAAAGGTGAATGTGAGTTCTTCGACGGGATACAATCAGAAATTAATCAATGGCGGAAGCATCAATAATAAAGGACTGGAAGTTCAACTGGGATTAACCCCGGTGAAATCGCAGGACTTTAGCTGGGACATCAACCTGAATTATGCGCTGAACCGCAGTAAAGTAACGGAATTGGATAAAGAAGGACTGATAAGCAGTTATACGATCGGGAGCAACAGAACAGTTGATGTATTGGCAACGATCGGAAAGCCTTATGGTACCTTTTTTGGAACTGCTTATCAGCGAAATGCTGCTGGTCAGATTGTCATCGGTGCGGGAGGAACACCGGTAATTAATCCGGCAAAACAATATCTGGGTAAGTTTACGCCCGATTGGCTTGGTGGGATCAGCAACAGCTTTACCTATAAAAATATCAACCTGAACTTCCTGGTGGATGCCAGAATCGGGGGTAAAGTATATTCCAATTCAAATCGTACCGGAACTTATACCGGTGTGCTTGAGCGTACATTAAGAGGTAGAAATACCGAAAATGGTGGGCTTAGCTATTATTTTCCAGGTAATGTGAATTCCGGAACAGCAGTTGGCCTATCAAATGGTGGACAGGCCCCGGCAGGCGAAGTGGTATATACGGATGGGATGATTTTCGACGGTGTATTGGCCGATGGAACAAAAAATGGCCGCATTGTTCCTGCTCAGCAATATTATAAAGGCATTACCAATGTGGATGAGCAGTTTATCTATGATGCTTCTTATATCAAATTGAGAGAGGTTAAACTCAGCTATAGTTTGCCAGCACAATGGACTAAAAAAATAGGTTTTCAGAATGCCGTCTTCTCATTGGTAGGACGAAACTTATGGATCATTCATAAAAATGTGCCAAATATTGATCCGGAAACTGCATTTAATACCGGAAATGCACAAGGACTGGAAGACTTGAGTCTCCCAACAGCAAGATCATTCGGTTTCAACCTTAACCTTAAATTCTAA
- a CDS encoding SusD/RagB family nutrient-binding outer membrane lipoprotein, translating to MKFKYIPILFSTILVLSFSSCKDELADLNKNPNSAETPQPDYLLTGAIKSTADTYWGVTNNMNSSLLFVQHWSKIQYTDPDRYIFTNNDLQELWVSGYTKGVTNLNKLVSLADEQGNTNYRGVAKVLRSWVFLLLTDAYGDIPYSQSVQINAFVNPVYDAQKDVYYGLLADLKSAQTDLNVAGKPILGDIVYNGKIELWKKFANALRLRIALRIADKEPEKSKSVLAELSTEGGSLITSNLENAQLTYSTSPNQNPISNLFDTRDDYRMSKTIVDKLRSLNDPRLPIFVSPTKDVTTETYIGIPNGLLTGDASNYGLSKTSKPGTYFLAPTAPAVIISYAEVLFDRAEVAARGWSNEDAVVLYKQAIEASLQQYGVGAAAIATYTQSAAVQYESANFRKSIGNQKWIALFGQGLEAFAEWRRLDYPELVPAVAGVLGGKLPLRFIYPGQEQSLNGKNYQEAVARQGADLLTTRLWFDLK from the coding sequence ATGAAATTCAAATATATTCCAATTCTATTTTCAACGATTCTTGTCTTATCTTTCAGCTCCTGCAAGGACGAGCTGGCAGATTTGAATAAGAATCCAAATTCTGCGGAAACTCCACAACCGGATTACCTGCTTACGGGAGCGATTAAAAGCACGGCCGATACTTATTGGGGCGTAACTAATAACATGAATTCCAGTTTGTTATTCGTTCAGCATTGGTCGAAAATCCAATATACAGATCCGGACAGGTATATCTTTACCAATAATGACCTTCAGGAATTATGGGTATCTGGTTATACAAAGGGAGTGACCAATCTGAATAAACTGGTTAGCCTGGCTGATGAGCAGGGAAATACCAATTACAGAGGCGTCGCCAAAGTATTGAGGTCATGGGTGTTTTTATTGCTGACAGATGCTTACGGAGATATTCCTTATTCGCAGTCGGTGCAGATTAATGCCTTTGTGAATCCGGTTTATGATGCGCAGAAAGACGTGTATTACGGATTACTTGCCGATTTAAAATCTGCACAGACAGATTTGAACGTGGCCGGAAAGCCAATCTTAGGAGACATCGTTTACAATGGGAAAATTGAACTCTGGAAAAAGTTTGCCAATGCTTTACGTTTGCGCATTGCGCTCCGGATTGCAGATAAAGAACCTGAAAAATCAAAGTCGGTATTGGCCGAACTTAGCACAGAAGGAGGGAGCCTGATTACATCCAATCTGGAAAATGCACAGCTAACCTATTCCACTTCTCCCAATCAAAATCCGATAAGCAATTTATTTGATACCCGTGACGATTACAGAATGAGTAAAACTATTGTCGATAAGCTAAGGTCATTGAATGATCCGAGACTTCCCATCTTTGTGAGCCCAACAAAAGATGTGACGACAGAAACCTATATCGGCATTCCAAACGGATTGCTGACCGGAGATGCCAGTAATTATGGACTCAGTAAAACCTCCAAACCCGGGACTTATTTCCTGGCCCCAACTGCTCCTGCAGTGATCATCAGTTATGCGGAAGTATTGTTTGACCGTGCAGAAGTAGCCGCGAGAGGCTGGAGCAATGAGGATGCCGTAGTATTGTACAAACAGGCAATAGAAGCATCGTTGCAGCAATATGGAGTTGGAGCGGCGGCGATTGCCACCTATACTCAATCTGCCGCTGTGCAGTATGAGTCTGCTAATTTCAGGAAGTCTATCGGCAATCAAAAATGGATTGCGCTATTCGGACAAGGATTGGAAGCCTTTGCGGAATGGCGCAGACTGGATTACCCGGAACTCGTTCCTGCAGTAGCAGGTGTTCTGGGCGGAAAGTTGCCGCTCAGGTTTATCTATCCGGGGCAGGAGCAATCCCTGAATGGAAAAAATTATCAGGAGGCAGTAGCCAGACAAGGTGCGGATTTATTGACCACCCGCCTTTGGTTCGACCTTAAATAA
- a CDS encoding SDR family oxidoreductase — protein sequence MKTLKDKVVLITGASRGIGAAIAHKLAEAGAKIIVNYAGSTAAAEQTVNELKQKGTDAIAVQADVSKTDEVKRLFDEGIAHYGKIDVLVNNAGIMITKLLKDTTDDDFSRQFDINVKGTFNTMREAADRLADNGSIINFSTSVNRIMLPGYSTYVATKAAVEQLTRVFSKEIGARGINVNSVSPGPTNTELFTNGKPQEVIDRLTALSAFNRIAEPEDIAKVVLFLASEEASWITAQNIGANGGMA from the coding sequence ATGAAAACATTAAAAGATAAAGTAGTCTTAATCACCGGTGCTTCCAGAGGTATAGGAGCAGCCATTGCACATAAATTAGCTGAAGCAGGCGCAAAAATTATTGTCAACTATGCTGGAAGTACTGCCGCCGCGGAGCAAACGGTAAATGAGCTGAAGCAAAAAGGCACTGATGCGATTGCCGTACAGGCAGATGTCAGCAAAACCGATGAAGTAAAAAGATTGTTTGATGAGGGGATTGCTCATTATGGAAAAATCGATGTATTGGTAAACAATGCCGGAATCATGATCACTAAACTGTTAAAAGATACCACTGATGATGATTTCAGCAGACAATTTGATATCAATGTGAAAGGGACTTTTAATACGATGCGTGAAGCCGCGGACAGGCTGGCCGACAATGGGAGCATTATCAATTTTTCGACTTCTGTAAACCGGATTATGCTTCCCGGATATAGCACTTATGTGGCCACGAAAGCTGCAGTAGAACAACTTACCCGTGTGTTCTCCAAAGAAATAGGCGCAAGAGGAATTAATGTCAACTCTGTCTCTCCGGGTCCGACAAATACCGAATTGTTTACCAATGGCAAACCTCAGGAAGTGATCGACCGTCTGACTGCTTTGTCTGCTTTCAACAGAATTGCTGAGCCTGAAGATATCGCGAAAGTGGTGTTGTTCCTGGCCAGTGAGGAAGCCAGCTGGATTACTGCACAGAATATCGGAGCTAATGGAGGTATGGCTTAA
- a CDS encoding TetR/AcrR family transcriptional regulator → MKKAEATRLNILQKSFELIYVKGYQTTSIDEILATTQVTKGAFYYHFKNKDEMGIAIINELLKPSFEAAFMKPLQTEGNILKTLYDMMYEILMNNDFLSVEYGCPAANFTQEMAPWNKDFTASLNDLSEQWKNGIVMSIERGKEMGSVRQEVKAEQVAVFMMSGYWGIRNLGKLTNDRSVYLIYLEQLKSYLSGLK, encoded by the coding sequence ATGAAAAAGGCTGAGGCAACCAGACTGAATATTTTACAAAAATCATTTGAACTTATTTATGTAAAAGGTTATCAGACCACAAGTATTGATGAAATACTGGCGACTACTCAGGTTACAAAGGGAGCTTTCTATTACCATTTCAAGAATAAAGATGAAATGGGCATCGCGATCATAAATGAGCTGCTGAAGCCTTCTTTTGAGGCTGCGTTTATGAAACCGCTCCAAACTGAAGGCAATATATTGAAGACCTTATACGATATGATGTATGAGATTCTGATGAACAATGATTTTTTAAGCGTTGAATATGGTTGTCCTGCTGCAAACTTCACTCAGGAAATGGCGCCCTGGAACAAAGACTTTACTGCATCATTGAATGATTTGTCTGAGCAATGGAAAAATGGTATTGTGATGAGTATTGAAAGGGGAAAGGAAATGGGGAGTGTAAGGCAGGAAGTAAAAGCAGAACAGGTGGCTGTTTTTATGATGTCGGGTTATTGGGGGATTAGAAATCTAGGTAAATTGACTAATGATAGATCTGTTTATCTCATTTATTTAGAGCAACTTAAAAGTTATTTGAGCGGGCTTAAATAG
- a CDS encoding DUF3817 domain-containing protein yields MKSLLTTPIGRLRLICYLEGISLLLLVFVAAPLKYGMDNPAFTKILGPVHGMLFLLFMFNTLSVGVEYNWKFRETTWKVILACFIPFGTFYIDKKILSKL; encoded by the coding sequence ATGAAATCTTTATTGACCACACCAATTGGACGTTTACGCCTTATTTGTTACCTGGAAGGAATCTCTCTTCTGCTGCTTGTTTTCGTTGCGGCACCTTTAAAGTATGGAATGGACAATCCGGCATTTACAAAAATTCTGGGTCCTGTTCATGGCATGTTGTTTCTTCTTTTTATGTTTAACACTTTAAGTGTTGGTGTTGAATATAACTGGAAGTTCAGGGAAACTACCTGGAAGGTAATTCTTGCCTGCTTTATTCCCTTCGGAACTTTTTATATCGATAAAAAAATACTGAGCAAATTATAA
- a CDS encoding sterol desaturase family protein has product MIKIIQQVIDNLNGYGLSVLVLILGVLEFSFGLYKKRWNKNEKLVDIACFVLPKLVIRPAIAFFGLKFLPAVIPALRNEFDWVSFGWGLLIIAIADDLTQYWYHRLHHEIPWLWRFHRTHHSASYMGMAMASRQNALYTLFFSQTYVTTILVYLGLGAPRIIVGAIKSTITTLAHSSIPWDKPFYKYKVLHPIAWVLERLISTPATHHAHHAATTDDGVGYYKGNFGNMFFLWDVIFGTAHISRQYPSAYGISHYEGDPWYAQLLWPIFKSNVAGSELAADGPIVKQDIPIEERDLLTIRAVHQNNGEQELVLKKVPAAAG; this is encoded by the coding sequence ATGATTAAAATTATCCAACAAGTGATCGATAACCTGAATGGTTATGGACTCAGTGTATTGGTCCTCATTTTAGGGGTCCTGGAATTCTCTTTCGGCTTATATAAAAAACGCTGGAACAAAAATGAAAAGTTGGTAGACATCGCCTGCTTTGTTTTACCGAAACTGGTCATCCGACCGGCCATTGCTTTCTTCGGATTGAAGTTTTTACCCGCGGTAATTCCTGCATTGAGGAACGAGTTCGACTGGGTCTCCTTCGGTTGGGGATTGCTCATTATCGCGATTGCAGATGACCTGACCCAATATTGGTATCATCGTCTGCACCATGAAATTCCCTGGTTGTGGCGCTTTCACCGTACCCACCACTCGGCTTCCTATATGGGGATGGCAATGGCCAGTCGCCAGAACGCATTGTATACCTTGTTCTTTTCTCAAACTTATGTGACCACGATTCTCGTTTATCTGGGATTGGGAGCACCAAGAATTATCGTAGGGGCGATTAAAAGTACCATCACCACATTGGCCCATTCCAGCATTCCATGGGACAAGCCTTTTTATAAATATAAAGTGTTGCATCCGATCGCCTGGGTCCTGGAACGATTGATTTCGACACCTGCCACCCACCATGCACATCACGCAGCAACCACAGATGATGGGGTAGGTTATTATAAGGGAAATTTTGGAAACATGTTTTTCCTCTGGGATGTCATCTTTGGAACGGCACATATCTCCAGACAATATCCTTCCGCTTATGGGATTTCTCATTACGAAGGAGATCCATGGTATGCGCAATTGTTATGGCCTATCTTTAAATCCAATGTGGCGGGAAGTGAACTGGCAGCAGATGGACCCATTGTGAAACAGGATATTCCGATCGAAGAAAGAGATTTGTTAACGATCAGAGCTGTTCATCAAAATAACGGAGAGCAGGAACTGGTCTTGAAAAAAGTACCGGCAGCGGCAGGATAA